One stretch of Cololabis saira isolate AMF1-May2022 chromosome 15, fColSai1.1, whole genome shotgun sequence DNA includes these proteins:
- the LOC133461425 gene encoding uncharacterized protein LOC133461425, with protein sequence MSLKTFYLCESCEEKLFCHDICQHMVSLDHQLKYMWRNYPEFLQKFWLEDGLAHKKMHILNDLVLELSSREKFHKMDAECILLGPELHEFVSTASFREALKIVKKIKNGGKPSNFCVPVASTCKKSQHQEDGQGLPPQRISTRAVEMTQRCNDDISYETGCQFEKRTMVGSSGVLKDGFSNSPDVSCYSDEANPDVTELPSCDTDPPLAYTGSNQSLQPQGTTVPSLGRESCAQLKYKGEALSLRMMSPATVGPLMALDTQDEDQPCAKRPTSSPPKEWLLV encoded by the exons ATGTCTCTGAAGACGTTCTATCTCTGTGAGAGCTGTGAGGAGAAACTCTTTTGCCATGACATCTGCCAACACATGGTCAGCCTTGatcaccagctcaaatacatg tggaGAAACTACCCAGAGTTTCTGCAAAAGTTCTGGCTAGAAGATGGACTCGCTCATAAGAAGATGCATATTTTAAATGATTTAGTCCTTGAGCTCTCAAGTCGGGAGAAGTTTCACAAGATGGATGCAGAG tgTATATTGCTGGGACCAGAGTTGCATGAGTTTGTTAGTACAGCTTCTTTTCGAGAAG ctctaAAAATagtgaagaaaatcaaaaatGGAGGGAAGCCAAGTAACTTCTGTGTGCCCGTTGCCAGTACATGCAAAAAGA GCCAGCATCAGGAGGACGGGCAGGGTTTACCCCCACAAAGGATTTCAACTCGGGCAGTGGAGATGACCCAGAGATGTAATGACG ACATTTCTTATGAAACTGGCTGTCAATTTGAGAAGAGAACCATGGTTGGAAGTTCAGGTGTCCTCAAAGATGGATTCTCAAATTCTCCGGATGTGAGCTGTTACTCTGACGAGGCTAATCCTGACGTTACTGAGCTCCCCAGTTGTGACACGGACCCCCCTCTTGCATACACCGGCAGCAACCAGTCCCTGCAGCCACAAGGCACAACGGTGCCGTCTCTAGGCCGAGAGTCGTGTGCCCAGCTAAAGTACAAAGGGGAAGCGCTATCCTTAAGAATGATGTCTCCTGCTACTGTTGGTCCCTTA ATGGCACTGGACACCCAAGATGAAGACCAGCCATGTGCCAAGAGGCCTACCAGCTCTCCGCCAAAAGAGTGGTTGTTAGTGTGA
- the si:ch211-199g17.2 gene encoding uncharacterized protein si:ch211-199g17.2, producing MQPEVSSKSQLSNSLKVYLTNKDRLQPIIGLGSIIECVNVGTQNRQLLYLCEVCMCQLSHADIRNHILGSLHRFSYIKAHHPHLVSEDQNFNMPEQAWSLMMLAKTLEEKEGPGDVRLFEVEDAVYQKMKRQSEGQAITWINSLGIGHGDSGACPQSLSADFPTAPPRTALFADHQQSDSNGYLDSNCGEKPLIGLVHVVEFRCYDGVLNGFLCHCCRIKSNKKDIIDHLTSSSHIINYLMENYPDQVEGSNEEIKDNWQLLQSLADEAEQHEGRGEWKVVHLSEPQCMQLAGKSYHWCLKMLSRGWPNAKTEKQGETVKGPCVKKTSPQFKSEKCILMPKQRKNRRNVRKIKKRIDPVFMVNLTLNKGEMLLERTPFSADSLLESFAPVTSDSDPDLESGILDCESGCDTPPYAVDLAEGSQLQISRPWQDLYPGEVWTSEFISEGQAPSTDFQGVDDYVNDGEGFYQSHDATQTENHTAHEGWGYNGCHRSQGSVNNRFPRKWENEDLLSNTHGGFPAAPNGEDWTFDNSYYMQQEGGTEQLSDSASMIRDGTGMEGLQQRRDTDMGFSAVQHHHPQQHQHQQMAWNDGGLQTASMWGNDCMSHEGASYLSVPRINMQTPPRDALVHSGSFSQGLRKQVPVTDSRQWQTCSKFNINHSQTSPAGFTTHSTSYPVSQVNHRLMAYASYNAEPGMNPEQPFAYPISSNGCWSTTQTNAFAQPGQAVYYGV from the exons ATGCAGCCAG AGGTTTCCAGCAAAAGCCAGCTGTCAAATTCTCTGAAAGTGTATCTGACTAACAAGGACAGATTGCAGCCCATCATCG GCCTGGGCAGTATTATTGAGTGTGTGAATGTGGGAACACAGAACAGACAATTGTTGTACCTGTGTGAGGTGTGTATGTGCCAGCTCAGTCATGCTGACATACGGAACCACATACTGGGAAGTCTCCACAGATTCAGTTACATC AAAGCCCACCACCCCCACCTGGTGTCTGAAGACCAGAACTTCAACATGCCTGAGCAGGCCTGGTCGCTGATGATGCTGGCCAAGACGCTGGAGGAAAAAGAGGGGCCAGGAGACGTGCGG TTGTTTGAAGTTGAAGACGCTGTATACCAGAAGATGAAAAGACAGAGTGAAGGTCAAG CAATAACTTGGATAAACAGTTTGGGAATTGGCCATGGTGACTCCGGGGCCTGTCCTCAAAGTTTGTCGGCGGACTTTCCCACCGCACCACCGAGGACTGCTTTGTTTGCAGACCACCAACAGAGCGACAGCAACGGCTATCTGGACAGCAACTGCGGGGAGAAGCCTCTGATTG GTCTTGTCCATGTAGTTGAGTTTAGATGCTACGATGGCGTCTTAAATGGTTTCTTATGCCACTGCTGTCGCatcaaatcaaacaaaaagGACATCATTGATCACCTGACCAGCTCTTCCCATATCATCAATTACTTG ATGGAGAACTATCCTGACCAGGTGGAGGGGAGCAACGAAGAGATCAAAGACAACTGGCAGCTTCTTCAGTCGCTGGCTGACGAGGCGGAGCAGCACGAGGGCCGAGGAGAGTGGaag GTGGTACATTTATCCGAACCTCAATGCATGCAACTTGCTGGTAAAAGCTATCACTGGT GTTTAAAGATGCTGTCAAGAGGATGGCCAAACGCTAAGACTGAAAAACAGGGAGAAACTGTTAAAG GGCCATGTGTGAAAAAGACTTCACCTCAGTTTAAATCAGAGAAATGCATTTTGAtgccaaaacaaagaaaaaacaggagAAATGTGAGGAAGATCAAGAAAAGGATCGACCCTGTGTTCATGGTGAACCTGACTCTCAACAAAGGGGAAATGCTACTGGAGAGGACGCCTTTCAGTGCCGACAGCCTCCTTGAGTCATTTGCTCCAGTCACATCTGACTCGGATCCAGATTTAGAGTCCGGGATCCTGGACTGTGAGTCTGGATGTGACACCCCGCCTTATGCAGTTGACCTTGCTGAAGGCTCACAGCTCCAGATCTCACGACCATGGCAGGACCTCTATCCAGGGGAAGTCTGGACAAGTGAATTTATATCAGAAGGGCAGGCCCCTTCCACCGACTTTCAGGGTGTGGATGATTATGTAAACGACGGTGAGGGCTTTTATCAGTCTCATGATGCGACTCAGACAGAAAACCATACAGCACATGAAGGATGGGGGTACAACGGATGTCATCGTTCTCAAGGAAGTGTAAACAACAGGTTTCCTAGAAAGTGGGAAAATGAAGATTTACTTTCAAATACTCATGGTGGGTTTCCTGCTGCGCCAAATGGTGAAGACTGGACATTTGATAACTCTTACTACATGCAGCAGGAAGGTGGCACTGAGCAGTTATCCGATTCAGCTTCAATGATTAGAGATGGAACAGGAATGGAGGGTTTGCAACAGAGGAGGGACACGGACATGGGCTTCAGCGCTGTTCAGCATCATCACccgcagcagcatcagcatcagcagatgGCATGGAATGATGGAGGTCTGCAGACAGCCAGTATGTGGGGGAATGATTGCATGTCTCATGAGGGAGCTTCATATTTATCTGTCCCAAGGATTAACATGCAAACTCCTCCCAGAGACGCCCTCGTGCACAGTGGGAGCTTTTCCCAGGGCCTGAGAAAACAGGTCCCTGTTACTGATTCGAGGCAGTGGCAAACATGCTCAAAGTTCAACATTAATCATTCCCAGACGAGTCCGGCAGGTTTTACGACACACTCCACAAGCTATCCAGTCAGCCAAGTGAACCACAGGCTGATGGCGTATGCCAGCTACAACGCTGAACCAGGGATGAACCCTGAGCAGCCATTTGCTTACCCAATCAGCAGCAACGGCTGTTGGAGTACGACACAGACAAATGCTTTTGCTCAGCCTGGGCAAGCTGTGTATTACGGAGTCTGA
- the LOC133461537 gene encoding regulation of nuclear pre-mRNA domain-containing protein 1A-like produces the protein MSAFSDAALEKKLSELSNSQQSVQTLSLWLIHHRKHSKAIVNVWFNELKKAQTSRKLTFLYLANDVIQNSKRKGPEFTQDFAPIIVEAFKHVSRDGEEGCKKQLGRVLSIWQERAVYENNLIDQLSQVLYGDKKAKKRSYEEIHPDDEGFASQSSPTEPPQIAELIRALQELENAASGDLVLRQRISSLPAEVQDTSLLHRITDKESGERLSRLVEEACMLLADYSGRLAAEIDDRRQLTRTLTVFLQSQKDGLAQNEQKLEEYKRKLARVTQVRKELRSRLNNLPEGHYNSSKK, from the exons ATGTCAGCTTTCTCTGATGCGGCTCTAGAGAAGAAACTGTCCGAGCTCAGCAACTCCCAGCAAAGTGTGCAGACCTTGTCGCTGTGGCTCATCCATCACAGGAAACACTCCAAGGCTATTGTGAATGTGTGGTTCAACGAACTGAAAAAAG CTCAGACGTCACGCAAGCTGACCTTCCTTTACTTGGCCAACGACGTCATTCAGAACAGCAAAAGAAAAGGACCAGAGTTCACCCAGGACTTTGCACCAATCATTGTGGAGGCCTTCAAACATGTTTCCAG AGATGGCGAGGAGGGCTGTAAGAAACAGCTGGGTCGGGTTTTATCCATCTGGCAAGAGAGAGCTGTTTATGAGAACAACCTAATTGATCAACTATCCCAAGTCCTGT aTGGAGACAAGAAAGCTAAGAAAAGGTCATATGAGGAGATTCATCCTGACGATGAAGGCTTTGCATCCCAGAGTTCCCCGACCGAGCCCCCACAG ATAGCAGAGCTAATCCGAgctctgcaggagctggagaATGCAGCTTCTGGCGATTTGGTGCTACGTCAGCGCATCTCATCCCTTCCTGCTGAGGTGCAGGACACGTCACTCCTTCACAGAATCACAG ATAAAGAATCTGGTGAGCGGCTCTCCCGGCTGGTGGAGGAGGCCTGCATGCTGCTGGCAGACTACAGCGGCCGCCTGGCAGCAGAGATTGACGATAGGAGACAGCTCACCCGAACGCTAACCGTTTTCCTGCAAAGCCAGAAGGACGGCTTGGCCCAGAATGAGCAGAAACTTGAA GAATACAAGCGCAAGCTGGCGAGGGTGACGCAGGTCCGGAAGGAGCTCCGGTCTCGTCTGAACAATCTTCCAGAAGGACATTACAACTCGTCGAAAAAATGA